From the Pungitius pungitius chromosome 6, fPunPun2.1, whole genome shotgun sequence genome, one window contains:
- the saal1 gene encoding protein saal1, giving the protein MESRSDRENESSSSPGGILLSPAMDRNPSPPPRAAGEKTTGDVDAIGDTVYSKHWLFSTLTRLIQMVTEHLEGNSEGQMELSDDDEQDLCRVWDMAMDKDVAGFLQEFKATDILLGVIAKSCCPRLTEICVGILGNIACFPDTCLTLSQNEDLGAVLLLLLGDTDPPTILETSRLLLTCISQKDVCSLWLQRLRQQTSVRSNLFFIICSSTNTDLLEKVGELLDKLFDLDEELMKSWITAQQSEEEEEAEEEEAGPRSPNVAACLLEAAKQLRSESPNGLEVYLHALQLLTTVDEGIQTFAAPDGPGKAVWDFVCDVVCEDLCQPTDLPVVLQEQKSILVQAFAVLQALYRCQDQWRSRSDTSLPLIGSILRVLQYHSEAKDEGFSKGGVKDEQLQTLAEITAEFLAEICIQIPTDTVADLVKKGYLTEKTALTAASCLVVKFKASFEHLQSVLSEADPQMADVVRKQFPA; this is encoded by the exons ATGG agagTAGAAGTGATCGAGAGAACGAGAGCTCGTCATCCCCCGGCGGGATACTGCTGTCCCCTGCGATGGACCGGAACCCCTCCCCGCCGCCTCGAGCAGCCGGGGAAAAGACCACCGGAGACGTGGACGCGATTGGAGACACCGTTTACAGCAAGCACTGGCTGTTCAGCACCCTGACTCGTCTCATTCAG ATGGTCACTGAGCATTTGGAGGGGAACTCTGAAGGTCAGATGGAGCtctctgatgatgatgagcaaGACCTTTGCAGAGTCTGGGATATGGCCATGGATAAG GATGTGGCTGGTTTTCTGCAGGAGTTCAAAGCTACTGATATCCTTCTTGGGGTGATAGCCAAATCGTGTTGTCCACGTCTCACG GAAATTTGTGTGGGAATCCTCGGAAACATTGCTTGCTTTCCTGACACTTGTCTGACTCTCAGCCAAAACGAAGACTTAGG TGCTGTGCTGTTGCTTCTGCTTGGAGATACAGATCCTCCAACCATTCTGGAAACGAGCAG ATTGCTGCTGACCTGTATCTCCCAGAAAGATGTCTGTTCCCTGTGGCTTCAGCGACTACGTCAGCAGACGTCTGTGCGCTCCAACCTCTTTTTCATCATATGCAGTTCTACCAACA ctGACCTGCTTGAGAAGGTTGGAGAGCTGCTTGACAAATTATTTGACCTTGACGAAGAGCTGATGAAGAGTTGGATCACTGCTCAacaaagtgaggaggaggaggaggcggaggaggaggaggctggccCGCGTAGTCCAAATGTGGCCGCATGTCTCCTCGAGGCTGCCAAGCAGCTTAG ATCAGAGAGTCCAAATGGCTTAGAGGTTTACCTACATGCCCTCCAACTCCTCACCACCGTGGATGAGGGCATCCAGACTTTCG CTGCCCCCGATGGACCCGGCAAAGCGGTGTGGGACTTTGTCTGTGATGTTGTGTGTGAGGACCTCTGCCAGCCAACTGATCTTCCCGTTGTCCTGCAAGAGCAGAAGAGCATTTTGGTTCAGGCGTTTGCTGTGCTGCAGGCTCTTTATAGGTGCCAGGATCAGTGGCGCAGCAGAAGTGACACAA GTCTTCCCCTTATTGGAAGCATTTTGCGAGTGCTTCAGTACCACAGTGAGGCAAAAGATGAGGGTTTCAGCAAAGGAGGCGTCAAAGATGAACAGCTACAGACTCTCGCAGAGATCACAGCTGAGTTTCTGGCGGAAATCTGTATTCAAATTCCCACG gaCACCGTGGCAGATTTGGTGAAGAAAGGATACCTTACAGAGAAGACGGCTCTCACGGCTGCGAGCTGTTTAGTTGTGAAATTCAAGGCCTCC TTTGAGCACCTGCAGTCCGTGCTGTCGGAGGCTGATCCCCAAATGGCAGACGTGGTGAGGAAACAGTTTCCTGCCTGA